GCCGGTGAAGAGCCCGTAGCCGTACGCCACGTGCACCCGGTCGCCGGGGCGACCGCCCGAGGCCCGGATCGAGCGGGCCATCAGTCGCGCCCAGGTGCGCAGGTCGTCGCGGGTGTAGCCGACCACCGTCGGCCGGCCGGTGGTGCCGGAGGAGGCGTGCAGCCGGGCGACCCGCTCGCGGGGTACGGCGAACATGCCGAACGGGTAGTTCTCCCGCAGCTCCGCCTTGCCGGTGAACGGGAAGCGGGCCAGGTCGGCGAGGTCCCGGCAGTCGTCGGGGTGCACCCCGACCTCGTCGAACGCGCGGCGGTAGTGCGGCACATTGTCGTACGCGTGCCGCAACGACCAGCGCAGCCGTTCGCCTTGCAGGGCACGCAGCTCGTCGATGCTGGCGCGCTCGATCGGCTCCAGCTCCTGCGGACGAGGGGTGCGGTCCTGCATCGGTTGCCTCCTTGGCGCGGCGGTCCCGGTGGGGCTGCGGGTACCGTACGCCCGCCGTCGCGACGGTTGACGCGGCGGTCAGCGGGTGGTCGGCAGCCGGTGCAGGGCGTCGACCAGGGGTGCCAACTCGGGGGTGGCCTCCGCCTCGGCGAGCGCGTCGGTGAGCACCCGGTCATGGGTGGGCCGGGCCTGGGCGAGCAGGTCGGAGCCGGCTGGGGTCAGCTCGGTGTAGATGCCACGCCGGTCGTCGGCGCAGAGGATGCGGGTGAGCAGGCCGCGCTGCTCGAGCCGGGTGACCAGGCGGGTGGTGGCGCTGCTGGAGAGCGCGGCGGCCCGACCGAGCTGGCTCATCCGCATGTGCCAGCCGTCCTGGCGGGAGAGCGCGTCGAGCACCGTGTATTCGACGACGGACAGGTCGTGGGCGGCCTGCAGCGCCCGCTCCAGGGACGTCTCGATCAGCCCGTGCAGGGCGGCGAGGGTGCGCCAACCCTGCGCGCGGATCTCGACCGCGTCGTCGGCGATGCCCATGCCGGCCCTCCTCAGGTGTGATCTGGACGGCCCCAGGCTACCACGCTTGCGCCGATATCAGGCGCGTGCAACTATTTAGTTGTCGGCGCGTGTAGTTGCACACGCCGCATATTTGCCCCCTCCCCGATGGGAAGACGATGTCCGTACGCCACAAGTCCCTGCCGCCCGGCCTGATCGCGCTGGCCATCGGCGCCTTCGGCATCGGGCTCACCGAATTCGTGATCATGGGGCTGCTGCCCGAGGTGGCCGCCGACTTCGCGGTCACCGAGCCGGTCGCCGGCTGGCTGATCTCCGGCTACGCGCTCAGCGTGGCCGTCGGCGGGGTGGCCCTCACCGCGGCGGTCACCCGACTGCCCCGCAAGCCGGTGCTGCTCGGCCTGATGGTGCTCTTCATCATCGGCAACCTGCTCTCCGCCGTCGCCGGCGACTACGCGGTGATGATGGCCGGCCGGATCGTCGCCGCGCTCTGCCACGGCGCGTTCTTCGGCATCGGCGCCGTGGTGGCCGCCGGCCTGGTCGCACCGGCCCGCCGAGCGGGCGCGAT
The nucleotide sequence above comes from Micromonospora luteifusca. Encoded proteins:
- a CDS encoding MarR family winged helix-turn-helix transcriptional regulator; this translates as MGIADDAVEIRAQGWRTLAALHGLIETSLERALQAAHDLSVVEYTVLDALSRQDGWHMRMSQLGRAAALSSSATTRLVTRLEQRGLLTRILCADDRRGIYTELTPAGSDLLAQARPTHDRVLTDALAEAEATPELAPLVDALHRLPTTR